One stretch of Melospiza georgiana isolate bMelGeo1 chromosome 28, bMelGeo1.pri, whole genome shotgun sequence DNA includes these proteins:
- the ETV4 gene encoding ETS translocation variant 4 isoform X2, whose product MKGYLDQQVPFTFPQQPPGPALPAGRAVLGAARTPGEPAVPPEQDSEELFQDLRQLQETWLTEAQVPDNDEQFVPDFHSENLAFHSPPAKIKKEPQSPSELSCSHEQPLQHNSKPCLYASAYEQPRQCPSPGVLVQPALQQLPRQDRSFPCPAGPPSSTSSCGFLSESSSAYQPPLEMCHPFPPSQEDPSAYQCLQFPQQGFKQEQQDPQYEAAEQAGSRQQFPAAVLVKQEQVDYLYEPDVPDCPSMYLNAEGYPSHSNTEGASGYDKQMRPFADDVCVVPEKFEAGDLKQEGAGYREGPPYQRRGSLQLWQFLVALLDNPTNSHFIAWTGRGMEFKLIEPEEVARLWGIQKNRPAMNYDKLSRSLRYYYEKGIMQKVAGERYVYKFVCEPEALFSMAFPEQPRLKAELEPGEEDTLPLSHLGDNGSYLPELFPAQLYSKGYTY is encoded by the exons ATGAAGGGGTACCTGGACCAGCAGGTGCCGTTCACCTTCCCGCAG CAGcccccgggcccggcgctgcccgcgggCCGAGCCGTGCTGGGCGCTGCCAGGACTCCCGGGGAACCGGCGGTGCCGCCCGAGCAGGACTCGGAAG AGCTCTTCCAGGACCTGCGGCAGCTCCAGGAGACCTGGCTGACTGAAG CTCAGGTTCCAGACAATGATGAGCAATTTGTGCCTGACTTCCATTCAGAAAACT TAGCTTTTCACAGTCCTCCTGCTAAGATCAAGAaggagccccagagcccctcgGAGCTGTCCTGCAGCCACGAGCAGCCGCTCCAGCACAACAGCAAGCCGTGCCTTTATGCCAG TGCCTATGAGCAGCCCAgacagtgccccagccctggagtcCTGgttcagccagccctgcagcagctccccaggcaggacaggagcttcccctgccctgcagggccacccAGCTCCACCTCCAGCTGTGGCTTCCTCAGTGAGAGCAG CTCTGCCTATCAGCCGCCTCTGGAGATGTGCCACCccttcccaccctcccaggaGGACCCCAGTGCCTACCAGTGCCTCCAGTTCCCCCAGCAGGGCTtcaagcaggagcagcaggacccCCAGTAcgaggcagcagagcaggcaggcagcaggcagcagttcccagcagctgtgctggtcAAGCAGGAGCAGGTGGATTACCTGTATGAGCCAG ATGTTCCTGACTGCCCTTCCATGTACCTGAATGCTGAGGGTTACCCCAGCCACTCCAACACAGAGGGTGCATCAG GCTATGACAAGCAGATGAGGCCCTTTGCTGATGATGTCTGTGTTGTTCCAGAGAAATTTGAAG CAGGAGACCTCAAGCAGGAAGGTGCAGGGTACAGGGAAGGACCCCCCTACCAGAGACGGGGCTcgctgcagctctggcagttCCTCGTGGCCCTCTTGGACAACCCCACCAATTCCCACTTCATTGCCTGGACTGGGAGAGGGATGGAGTTCAAGCTCATTGAGCCAGAGGAG GTGGCCAGGCTCTGGGGCATCCAGAAGAACCGTCCAGCCATGAACTACGACAAGCTGAGCCGGTCTCTGCGCTACTACTACGAGAAAGGCATCATGCAGAAG gtggCTGGGGAGCGATACGTGTACAAGTTTGTGTGCGAGCCCGAGGCTCTGTTCTCCATGGCCTTCCCCGAGCAGCCGCGGCTGAAGGCGGAGCTGGAGCCCGGCGAGGAGGACACgctgcccctgtcccacctgggggACAACGGCTCCTACCTGCCAGAGCtcttccctgcacagctctaCAGCAAAGGCTACACCTACTAG
- the DHX8 gene encoding ATP-dependent RNA helicase DHX8: protein MAELAAAEELAKLEYLSLVSKVCTELDNHLGINDKDLAEFVISLAEKNTTFDSFKAILLKNGAEFTDSLISNLLRLIQTMRPPPKPSTSKEAVVKPKSEKEKLRELYPALCRPDNPNIRNMLDEDDVKVAADALKELEALMPSADKQSKQRSRDHRVKKRKRSRSRSRDRKRRHRSRSRSRSRTWDRNRGKSRYRSRSRSWSPSKERRDRDKYLEKSHERWRDKHIDRPPAEEPSIGDIYNGKVTSIMQFGCFVQLEGLRKRWEGLVHISELRREGRVANVADVVSKGQRVKVKVLSFTGSKTSLSMKDVDQDTGEDLNPNRRRNLVGETNEESSMRNPDRPSHLSLVSAPEVEDDSLERKRLTRISDPEKWEIKQMIAANVLSKEEFPDFDEETGILPKVDDEEDEDLEIELVEEEPPFLRGHTKQSMDMSPIKIVKNPDGSLSQAAMMQSALAKERRELKQAQREAEMDSIPMGLNTHWVDPLPDVDGRQIAANMRGIGMMPNDIPEWKKHAFGGNKASYGKKTQLSIIEQRESLPIFRLKEQLIQAVHDNQILIVIGETGSGKTTQITQYLAEAGYTSRGKIGCTQPRRVAAMSVAKRVSEEFGCCLGQEVGYTIRFEDCTSPETVIKYMTDGMLLRECLIDPDLTQYAIIMLDEAHERTIHTDVLFGLLKKTVQKRQDMKLIVTSATLDAVKFSQYFYEAPIFTIPGRTYPVEILYTKEPETDYLDASLITVMQIHLTEPPGDILVFLTGQEEIDTACEILYERMKSLGPDVPELIILPVYSALPSEMQTRIFDPAPPGSRKVVIATNIAETSLTIDGIYYVVDPGFVKQKVYNSKTGIDQLVVTPISQAQAKQRAGRAGRTGPGKCYRLYTERAYRDEMLTTNVPEIQRTNLASTVLSLKAMGINDLLSFDFMDAPPMETLITAMEQLYTLGALDDEGLLTRLGRRMAEFPLEPMLCKMLIMSVHLGCSEEMLTIVSMLSVQNVFYRPKDKQALADQKKAKFHQTEGDHLTLLAVYNSWKNNKFSNPWCYENFIQARSLRRAQDIRKQMLGIMDRHKLDVVSCGKATVRVQKAICSGFFRNAAKKDPQEGYRTLIDQQVVYIHPSSALFNRQPEWVVYHELVLTTKEYMREVTTIDPRWLVEFAPAFFKVSDPTKLSKQKKQQRLEPLYNRYEEPNAWRISRAFRRR, encoded by the exons ATGGCGGAGCTGGCGGCGGCGGAGGAGCTCGCCAAGCTCGAGTACCTGTCGCTGGTGTCCAAGGTGTGCACCGAGCTCGACAACCACCTGGGCATCAACGACAAGGACCTGG CCGAATTTGTGATAAGTCTTGCCGAGAAGAATACCACGTTTGACTCGTTTAAAGCAATTCTCCTGAAGAATGGCGCTGAGTTCACT GATTCCCTCATCAGTAACCTGCTACGTCTCATCCAGACAATGCGGCCTCCTCCAAAACCATCCACGAGCAAAG AGGCAGTTGTCAAACCCaaatcagagaaagaaaagttgagGGAATTGTATCCAGCCCTTTGCAGGCCAGACAATCCCAACATCAGG AACATGCTGGATGAAGATGATGTGAAAGTGGCAGCTGATGCCCTGAAGGAGCTGGAAGCTCTGATGCCCAGTGCAGACAAGCAGAgcaagcagaggagcagagaccATCG ggtgaagaaaaggaagaggagccGGAGCCGTAGCAGGGACAGGAAGCGGAGGCACCGATCGCGCTCCAGGTCCCGTTCCAGGACCTGGGACAGGAACAGAGGAAAATCCAGATACAGATCAAGGAGCAGGAGTTGGAGCCCCAGTAAGGAGCGCAGGGATCGGGACAAATACCTTGAGAAGAGCCATGAGAGGTGGAGGGACAAGCACATAGACCGACCACCAGCTGAGGAGCCTTCCATTGGGGACATCTACAATGGCAAAGTCACCAGCATCATGCAGTTTGGGTGCTTTGTGCAGCTGGAAGGACTGAG GAAACGTTGGGAAGGCTTGGTGCACATCTCAGAGCTGCGAAGAGAAGGACGGGTTGCCAACGTTGCTGATGTTGTGAGCAAAGGACAAAGAGTGAAAGTCAAAGTGTTGTCTTTTACTGGATCCAAAACCAGCCTGAGCATGAAG gatGTTGATCAAGACACTGGGGAGGACCTGAACCCAAACCGTAGGAGGAACCTGGTTGGAGAAACCAATGAGGAGAGCTCCATGAGGAACCCAGACAGACCCAGCCACCTGTCCCTGGTGAGCGCCCCCGAGGTGGAGGACGacagcctggagaggaaacGCCTCACCCGCATCTCTGACCCCGAGAAATGGGAGATAAAACAG ATGATTGCAGCTAATGTGCTTTCCAAGGAAGAGTTCCCTGACTTTGATGAGGAGACTGGGATTCTTCCTAAAGTGGATGATGAAGAAG ATGAGGATCTTGAGATTGAGCTAGTTGAAGAGGAGCCACCATTTCTTCGAGGTCACACTAAACAGAGCATGGATATGAGTCCCATTAAAATAGTAAAG AACCCAGATGgttccctgtcccaggctgccaTGATGCAAAGTGCTTTAGCTAAAGAGAGGCGAGAGCTGAAACAAGCccagagggaagcagagatGGATTCCATCCCCATGGGCCTCAACACACACTGGGTGGATCCTCTCCCTGATG TGGATGGAAGACAAATAGCTGCAAACATGAGAGGTATTGGGATGATGCCAAATGATATCCCAGAGTGGAAGAAACATGCATTTGGTGGCAACAAAGCTTCTTATGGTAAGAAGACCCAGCTTTCCATCATTGAACAGAGAGAGAGTCTCCCAATCTTCAGACTCAAGGAGCAGCTGATACAA GCTGTGCATGACAACCAGATTCTGATTGTTATTGGAGAGACAGGATCTGGGAAAACAACCCAGATTACCCAGTACCTGGCTGAGGCAGGATATACCTCAAGAGGGAAGATTGGATGTACTCAGCCTCGCAGAGTGGCTGCAATGTCTGTTGCAAAGAGGGTGTCAGAGGAATTTGGTTGCTGCTTGGGACAAGAG GTTGGCTACACCATTAGATTTGAAGACTGCACCAGCCCTGAGACTGTCATCAAATACATGACAGATGGGATGTTACTGAGGGAGTGCCTGATAGACCCAGATCTCACCCAGTATGCCATCATCATGCTGGATGAGGCCCATGAGAGGACCATCCACACTGATGTGCTCTTTGGGCTCCTGAAGAAG ACAGTGCAGAAACGGCAGGACATGAAGCTGATAGTGACATCAGCAACTCTGGATGCTGTGAAATTCTCTCAGTATTTCTATGAAGCACCAATCTTCACAATTCCTGGCAGAACATACCCAGTAGAAATTCTTTACACAAAAGAGCCAGAGACAGATTATTTGGATGCCAGCCTGATTACAGTGATGCAGATCCATTTAACAGAGCCACCAG GTGACATTTTGGTCTTTCTGACTGGCCAGGAAGAGATTGACACTGCCTGTGAAATCCTCTATGAGAGGATGAAATCTCTAGGACCTGATGTTCCAGAGTTAATTATCCTGCCAGTGTACTCAGCTTTGCCCAGTGAAATGCAGACCAGGATCTTTGACCCAGCCCCACCAGGGAGCAGAAAG GTTGTCATTGCCACCAACATTGCAGAGACATCTCTGACTATTGATGGAATATATTATGTGGTTGATCCTGGCTTTGTGAAGCAGAAAGTTTATAACTCCAAGACTGGAATTGACCAGCTGGTGGTGACACCAATTTCCCAG GCTCAAGCCAAGCAGcgtgcaggcagggctggcagaacAGGCCCAGGGAAATGCTACAGGCTGTACACAGAACGTGCATACAGGGATGAGATGCTGACCACCAACGTGCCTGAAATCCAGAGAACAAATTTGGCCAGCACAGTGCTCTCCCTGAAG gcTATGGGCATCAATGATTTGCTGTCCTTCGACTTCATGGATGCTCCCCCAATGGAAACTCTGATCACAGCCATGGAGCAGCTCTACACCCTGGGAGCTCTGGATGATGAGGGGCTGCTCACTCGGCTTGGACGTAGG aTGGCAGAATTCCCCCTGGAGCCTATGCTGTGTAAGATGTTGATCATGTCAGTGCACCTGGGGTGCAGTGAGGAGATGCTGACAATTGTGTCCATGCTGTCTGTGCAGAATGTGTTCTACAGGCCAAAG GATAAACAAGCACTTGCTGATCAAAAGAAAGCCAAGTTCCATCAAACAGAAGGTGACCACCTCACTCTGCTGGCTGTGTACAATTCCTGGAAGAACAATAAGTTTTCAAATCCTTGGTGCTATGAAAATTTCATCCAGGCTCGTTCCTTGCGCCGGGCTCAGGACATTCGCAAGCAGATGTTGGGCATCATGGACAG GCATAAGCTGGATGTGGTGTCCTGTGGGAAGGCCACAGTTCGGGTCCAGAAGGCCATTTGCAGTGGCTTCTTCAGGAATGCAGCCAAGAAGGATCCCCAGGAAGGGTACAGGACACTCATTGACCAGCAGGTTGTCTACATCCACCCATCCAGTGCTCTCTTCAACAGGCAGCCTGAATG GGTGGTGTATCACGAGCTGGTGCTGACCACCAAGGAGTACATGAGGGAGGTGACAACCATCGATCCTCGCTGGCTGGTGGAGTTTGCCCCAGCTTTCTTCAAGGTCTCTGACCCAACCAAGCTGAGCaagcagaagaagcagcagaggctggagcccCTCTACAACCGCTACGAGGAGCCCAACGCCTGGAGGATCTCCCGCGCCTTCCGCCGGCGctga
- the ETV4 gene encoding ETS translocation variant 4 isoform X3 has product MKGYLDQQVPFTFPQQPPGPALPAGRAVLGAARTPGEPAVPPEQDSEELFQDLRQLQETWLTEAQVPDNDEQFVPDFHSENLAFHSPPAKIKKEPQSPSELSCSHEQPLQHNSKPCLYASAYEQPRQCPSPGVLVQPALQQLPRQDRSFPCPAGPPSSTSSCGFLSESSSAYQPPLEMCHPFPPSQEDPSAYQCLQFPQQGFKQEQQDPQYEAAEQAGSRQQFPAAVLVKQEQVDYLYEPDVPDCPSMYLNAEGYPSHSNTEGASGYDKQMRPFADDVCVVPEKFEGDLKQEGAGYREGPPYQRRGSLQLWQFLVALLDNPTNSHFIAWTGRGMEFKLIEPEEVARLWGIQKNRPAMNYDKLSRSLRYYYEKGIMQKVAGERYVYKFVCEPEALFSMAFPEQPRLKAELEPGEEDTLPLSHLGDNGSYLPELFPAQLYSKGYTY; this is encoded by the exons ATGAAGGGGTACCTGGACCAGCAGGTGCCGTTCACCTTCCCGCAG CAGcccccgggcccggcgctgcccgcgggCCGAGCCGTGCTGGGCGCTGCCAGGACTCCCGGGGAACCGGCGGTGCCGCCCGAGCAGGACTCGGAAG AGCTCTTCCAGGACCTGCGGCAGCTCCAGGAGACCTGGCTGACTGAAG CTCAGGTTCCAGACAATGATGAGCAATTTGTGCCTGACTTCCATTCAGAAAACT TAGCTTTTCACAGTCCTCCTGCTAAGATCAAGAaggagccccagagcccctcgGAGCTGTCCTGCAGCCACGAGCAGCCGCTCCAGCACAACAGCAAGCCGTGCCTTTATGCCAG TGCCTATGAGCAGCCCAgacagtgccccagccctggagtcCTGgttcagccagccctgcagcagctccccaggcaggacaggagcttcccctgccctgcagggccacccAGCTCCACCTCCAGCTGTGGCTTCCTCAGTGAGAGCAG CTCTGCCTATCAGCCGCCTCTGGAGATGTGCCACCccttcccaccctcccaggaGGACCCCAGTGCCTACCAGTGCCTCCAGTTCCCCCAGCAGGGCTtcaagcaggagcagcaggacccCCAGTAcgaggcagcagagcaggcaggcagcaggcagcagttcccagcagctgtgctggtcAAGCAGGAGCAGGTGGATTACCTGTATGAGCCAG ATGTTCCTGACTGCCCTTCCATGTACCTGAATGCTGAGGGTTACCCCAGCCACTCCAACACAGAGGGTGCATCAG GCTATGACAAGCAGATGAGGCCCTTTGCTGATGATGTCTGTGTTGTTCCAGAGAAATTTGAAG GAGACCTCAAGCAGGAAGGTGCAGGGTACAGGGAAGGACCCCCCTACCAGAGACGGGGCTcgctgcagctctggcagttCCTCGTGGCCCTCTTGGACAACCCCACCAATTCCCACTTCATTGCCTGGACTGGGAGAGGGATGGAGTTCAAGCTCATTGAGCCAGAGGAG GTGGCCAGGCTCTGGGGCATCCAGAAGAACCGTCCAGCCATGAACTACGACAAGCTGAGCCGGTCTCTGCGCTACTACTACGAGAAAGGCATCATGCAGAAG gtggCTGGGGAGCGATACGTGTACAAGTTTGTGTGCGAGCCCGAGGCTCTGTTCTCCATGGCCTTCCCCGAGCAGCCGCGGCTGAAGGCGGAGCTGGAGCCCGGCGAGGAGGACACgctgcccctgtcccacctgggggACAACGGCTCCTACCTGCCAGAGCtcttccctgcacagctctaCAGCAAAGGCTACACCTACTAG
- the ETV4 gene encoding ETS translocation variant 4 isoform X1, which produces MKGYLDQQVPFTFPQQPPGPALPAGRAVLGAARTPGEPAVPPEQDSEELFQDLRQLQETWLTEAQVPDNDEQFVPDFHSENLAFHSPPAKIKKEPQSPSELSCSHEQPLQHNSKPCLYASAYEQPRQCPSPGVLVQPALQQLPRQDRSFPCPAGPPSSTSSCGFLSESSSAYQPPLEMCHPFPPSQEDPSAYQCLQFPQQGFKQEQQDPQYEAAEQAGSRQQFPAAVLVKQEQVDYLYEPDVPDCPSMYLNAEGYPSHSNTEGASGYDKQMRPFADDVCVVPEKFEGWRKKGLEFLSGDLKQEGAGYREGPPYQRRGSLQLWQFLVALLDNPTNSHFIAWTGRGMEFKLIEPEEVARLWGIQKNRPAMNYDKLSRSLRYYYEKGIMQKVAGERYVYKFVCEPEALFSMAFPEQPRLKAELEPGEEDTLPLSHLGDNGSYLPELFPAQLYSKGYTY; this is translated from the exons ATGAAGGGGTACCTGGACCAGCAGGTGCCGTTCACCTTCCCGCAG CAGcccccgggcccggcgctgcccgcgggCCGAGCCGTGCTGGGCGCTGCCAGGACTCCCGGGGAACCGGCGGTGCCGCCCGAGCAGGACTCGGAAG AGCTCTTCCAGGACCTGCGGCAGCTCCAGGAGACCTGGCTGACTGAAG CTCAGGTTCCAGACAATGATGAGCAATTTGTGCCTGACTTCCATTCAGAAAACT TAGCTTTTCACAGTCCTCCTGCTAAGATCAAGAaggagccccagagcccctcgGAGCTGTCCTGCAGCCACGAGCAGCCGCTCCAGCACAACAGCAAGCCGTGCCTTTATGCCAG TGCCTATGAGCAGCCCAgacagtgccccagccctggagtcCTGgttcagccagccctgcagcagctccccaggcaggacaggagcttcccctgccctgcagggccacccAGCTCCACCTCCAGCTGTGGCTTCCTCAGTGAGAGCAG CTCTGCCTATCAGCCGCCTCTGGAGATGTGCCACCccttcccaccctcccaggaGGACCCCAGTGCCTACCAGTGCCTCCAGTTCCCCCAGCAGGGCTtcaagcaggagcagcaggacccCCAGTAcgaggcagcagagcaggcaggcagcaggcagcagttcccagcagctgtgctggtcAAGCAGGAGCAGGTGGATTACCTGTATGAGCCAG ATGTTCCTGACTGCCCTTCCATGTACCTGAATGCTGAGGGTTACCCCAGCCACTCCAACACAGAGGGTGCATCAG GCTATGACAAGCAGATGAGGCCCTTTGCTGATGATGTCTGTGTTGTTCCAGAGAAATTTGAAGGTTGGAGAAAGAAAGGCTTGGAGTTTTTAT CAGGAGACCTCAAGCAGGAAGGTGCAGGGTACAGGGAAGGACCCCCCTACCAGAGACGGGGCTcgctgcagctctggcagttCCTCGTGGCCCTCTTGGACAACCCCACCAATTCCCACTTCATTGCCTGGACTGGGAGAGGGATGGAGTTCAAGCTCATTGAGCCAGAGGAG GTGGCCAGGCTCTGGGGCATCCAGAAGAACCGTCCAGCCATGAACTACGACAAGCTGAGCCGGTCTCTGCGCTACTACTACGAGAAAGGCATCATGCAGAAG gtggCTGGGGAGCGATACGTGTACAAGTTTGTGTGCGAGCCCGAGGCTCTGTTCTCCATGGCCTTCCCCGAGCAGCCGCGGCTGAAGGCGGAGCTGGAGCCCGGCGAGGAGGACACgctgcccctgtcccacctgggggACAACGGCTCCTACCTGCCAGAGCtcttccctgcacagctctaCAGCAAAGGCTACACCTACTAG